The Vigna unguiculata cultivar IT97K-499-35 unplaced genomic scaffold, ASM411807v1 contig_122, whole genome shotgun sequence genome has a window encoding:
- the LOC114171154 gene encoding uncharacterized protein LOC114171154: protein MVGSILEGTAQNPLAAQMAKVALESATCVIRVDIMHDIALTRNQLEVPRLRNQLESGLEHQGVATHSFVSNERVRRLIVVLRELGCELIVATPASSEVSTTFVCMGCLIEVADRRFKVNLAYLPIKGLDVILGMDWLLGNHIVIDCGRRSVIFPETVGQKLISAQKAMREVEVGATCFMIVAQGENKSTTEQIRSIPVVDEYADVFPDEIPELPPSRNVDFAIDLILRVGPVSMVPYWMASTELAELKK from the exons ATGGTGGGGAGCATCTTAGAAGGGACTGCCCAAAACCCTCTGGCAGCTCAAATGGCAAAAGTAGCATTGGAAAGTGCTACGTGTGTGATCAGAGTGGACATTATGCACGACATTGCCCTAACAAGAAACCAGTTGGAGGTGCCCCGGCTAAGAAACCAGTTGGAGAGTGGCCTAGAGCACCAAGGCGT AGCCACACATTCATTCGTGTCTAATGAACGCGTGAGGAGGCTCATTGTAGTGCTGCGAGAGTTGGGGTGTGAGCTGATAGTTGCGACACCAGCATCTAGCGAGGTATCCACCACTTTTGTGTGTATGGGATGCCTTATAGAAGTGGCAGACCGCaggttcaaggtgaatctcGCCTACTTGCCGATTAAGGGCCTGGACGTGATTTTAGGAATGGATTGGCTGTTAGGCAATCATATTGTTATCGATTGCGGACGACGCAGTGTGATTTTTCCAGAGACAGTGGGACAGAAGTTGATCTCAGCTCAGAAGGCGATGAGGGAAGTAGAAGTTGGAGCTACTTGTTTTATGATAGTGGCTCAAGGAGAGAATAAAAGTACAACTGAGCAGATTAGAAGCATACCAGTGGTGGATGAGTATGCAGATGTGTTTCCAGATGAGATTCCAGAATTACCGCCTAGTAGGAATGTGGATTTTGCCATTGATCTAATCCTTAGAGTTGGCCCAGTGTCTATGGTACCATACTGGATGGCGTCGACCGAGTTAGCCGAGTTGAAGAAGTAG